The DNA sequence TGGACAGAAAAGAAAGGCTAAACCAGACCGAATATTGTTAGCGATCGCGAAAAGACGGACGAACTTATATAATGTTTTCAGTTTAAATGTTCGCGATCGCTGTTTTTCCCCATGCCCCGCATTCCCACAATCACCTACGATCGCGGTACTCTCTTACTCCATCCTCCCCCAAAAGGTCGAGCTTGGATCGATTATGCCCTGTGGGACGATCGCGTCGAGAAATTTCGCGTCCCCGGAATGCAATATCGCCCCCTCATCGAAGCGCTACAAGCCGAAGGGACACCCTTTGAAGACGAAGCCAAAGGATTCATTCCCCTCGAACTCGCCGCTAGTTTCGAGATGGAACCTTACCCCCACCAAGCGGAAGCCTTGCGCGCTTGGAAAGTCGCCGGACGCAAGGGGGTTGTCGTTTTGCCGACAGCGGCGGGAAAAACCTATCTGGCGCAACTGGCGATTCAATCGACGCAGCGCAGCACCCTCATCGTCGTCCCTACCCTCGATTTAATGCACCAATGGTACGCGCAGATGGAAGCAGCCTTTCCCGATGTAGAATTGGGGTTATTAGGGGGAGGATCGCGCGATCGCACCCCGCTGCTGATTTCCACCTACAACAGCGCCGCTATCCAAGCAGAAACCCTCGGCAACCGCTACGCCCTCATCGTTTTCGATGAATGCCACCACCTCCCCACCGACTTCTTCCGCGTCATCGCTGAATTCGCGATCGCTCCCTACCGCCTCGGACTCACCGCCACTCCCGAACGCTCCGATGGCTCCCACCGCGACTTAGAAGGACTTGTCGGAGCCGTCATTTATCGCAAAACCCCTGAAGAACTCTCCGGAAGCGCCCTCGCTCAACATCGCGTCGTCCAAATCAAAGTCAAACTTTCCCCAAAAGAGCGCGAAACTTACGACAGCGCCATGAAACTCCGCAACGAGTTTTTGCGGCAAAATCGCATAGCCCTCAGCAGTCTTGATGGTTGGCAGCATTTCGTGCAAGCGTCCGCCCGTTCCCCAGAAGGACGTAGAGCAATGCTCGCTCATCGCGAAGCCAAAGAAATTGCCCTCTGCACCGATGGAAAGTTGCGGGTTCTTGCCGATTTAATCGCCCAACATTACCCCGAACCAATCCTTGTTTTTACGAACGATAATGCAACCGTATATCGCATTTCCCAAGAATTTTTAATTCCGGCGATTACCCATCAAACGCCGGTAAAAGAACGGCACGATATTTTAACCCGGTTTAAGGAAGGAGATTATAAAGTTATTGCGGCTTCCCACGTTCTTAATGAAGGCGTTGATGTTCCCGACGCGCGCATTGCTGTTATTCTCTCCGGTACGGGTTCGACGCGGGAATACGTGCAACGTTTGGGGCGCGTTTTAAGGAAGGGAACGCAAGAAAATAAGTTTGCGCTGTTATATGAAGTGGTTACTGAAGATACGAGCGAAGAACGGACTTCCGAACGCCGACGCGGAGAGAGCGAATATGGGAAACCGTCTAAGCAAAAATCGAAGCAGGAAGCAGAACAATTAGAGATTATTCCTTCTCCTTATCGTCAAAAACCGGCTCCTATTCCGAAAGCTGCTGAACCCAAAAAAACTTGGGGAGAGCGCAATTTTCCAAATATCGAATAAAATTAAATCAAACTTTACATTCAATAAATAGTTGTGATTAATAATGTTAAAATTAAAACTTAGACTAAAAATACAATAACTTGAAGAATGATGTCCGATCTGCACAATCAGGGTTTGTCACTTCTTCGTACCGCACTTAACGATCCGGAAGCAAATTTTCGCGATGGGCAGTGGGACGCGATTTCGCAATTATTAAATCCTGGAACGCGCCTACTTGCGGTGCAGCGAACGGGCTGGGGAAAAAGCCTAATTTATTTTCTAACAACGCGACTTCTACGCGATCGCGATCGAGGAATCACACTTATTATTTCGCCCCTCCTCGCTCTAATGCGAAATCAAATTTCAGCCGCTCAACGTCTCGGACTTCAAGCTGAAACGATTAACTCGACTAACCCAGAAGCGTGGGAAATTATTCAACAACGATTGCTTCTAGATACAATCGATCTACTCCTCATCTCGCCAGAACGTTTAGCAAACAATAATTTTCGAGAAGAAATTCTTTTACCGCTGTCGGCTCGAATCGGCTTTCTTGTCGTCGATGAAGCCCACTGTATTTCCGATTGGGGGCATGACTTTCGTCCCGATTATCGAAGAATCGTCCGCATCCTTCAAGCCCTTCCTAAAACGATCCCCGTTCTCGCAACAACTGCTACCGCTAATAATCGCGTTATCCAAGATATTCGCGCTCAACTCGGTTCTGAATTAAAAATCGCGAGAGGAACGCTAGCTAGAGAAAGTCTTTGCTTGCAAAATATTTCCCTTCCC is a window from the Oscillatoria sp. FACHB-1406 genome containing:
- a CDS encoding DEAD/DEAH box helicase family protein — encoded protein: MPRIPTITYDRGTLLLHPPPKGRAWIDYALWDDRVEKFRVPGMQYRPLIEALQAEGTPFEDEAKGFIPLELAASFEMEPYPHQAEALRAWKVAGRKGVVVLPTAAGKTYLAQLAIQSTQRSTLIVVPTLDLMHQWYAQMEAAFPDVELGLLGGGSRDRTPLLISTYNSAAIQAETLGNRYALIVFDECHHLPTDFFRVIAEFAIAPYRLGLTATPERSDGSHRDLEGLVGAVIYRKTPEELSGSALAQHRVVQIKVKLSPKERETYDSAMKLRNEFLRQNRIALSSLDGWQHFVQASARSPEGRRAMLAHREAKEIALCTDGKLRVLADLIAQHYPEPILVFTNDNATVYRISQEFLIPAITHQTPVKERHDILTRFKEGDYKVIAASHVLNEGVDVPDARIAVILSGTGSTREYVQRLGRVLRKGTQENKFALLYEVVTEDTSEERTSERRRGESEYGKPSKQKSKQEAEQLEIIPSPYRQKPAPIPKAAEPKKTWGERNFPNIE